From Cellulomonas fimi ATCC 484, a single genomic window includes:
- the glmS gene encoding glutamine--fructose-6-phosphate transaminase (isomerizing), whose product MCGIVGYVGSQTASDRPLDVVLEGLRRLEYRGYDSAGVALVSPAAGLDTAKKAGKLANLVEELDAHPMAASTAAIGHTRWATHGAPNDVNAHPHVAGRLALIHNGIVENFATLKAGLLADGVEFTSETDTEVAAHLVARAYDRTGDLTQALTEVARTLHGTFTLLAVHADAPDVVVGARHDSPLVVGLGEGENFLGSDVAAFIAHTREALELGQDQVVTITPTGVTVTGFDGKPAQARRYTVDWDAAAAEKGGFASFMDKEIHDQPHAVADTLLGRTDVRGQLVLDEVRIDESVLRAVDKIVVIACGTAAYAGHVAKYAIEHWCRIPVEVELAHEFRYRDPVVDEQTLVVAISQSGETMDTLMAVRHAREQGAKVLAIVNTHGSTIPRESDAVLYTHAGPEIAVASTKAFLAQITATYLLGLYLAQLRGNKFPDEVAAVLAELRAMPDKIQQVIDRSGRVREIARWMADTQSVLFLGRHVGFPVAMEGALKLKELAYIHAEGFAAGELKHGPIALIEPGQPVFVVVPSPRGRDSLHSKVVSNIQEIRARGARTLVIAEDGDEAVRPFADEVFYVPQAPTLLAPLLAVVPLQVFACELATAKGLDVDQPRNLAKSVTVE is encoded by the coding sequence ATGTGTGGAATCGTGGGCTACGTCGGATCCCAGACCGCGAGCGACCGTCCGCTGGACGTCGTGCTCGAGGGCCTGCGACGGCTGGAGTACCGGGGCTACGACTCCGCCGGCGTCGCACTCGTCAGCCCGGCAGCGGGGCTCGACACCGCCAAGAAGGCCGGCAAGCTCGCGAACCTCGTCGAGGAGCTCGACGCGCACCCGATGGCAGCGTCGACCGCCGCGATCGGGCACACCCGGTGGGCGACGCACGGCGCGCCGAACGACGTCAACGCCCACCCGCACGTGGCCGGCCGCCTCGCGCTCATCCACAACGGCATCGTCGAGAACTTCGCGACCCTCAAGGCCGGCCTGCTCGCCGACGGCGTGGAGTTCACCTCGGAGACCGACACCGAGGTCGCCGCGCACCTCGTGGCACGTGCCTACGACCGCACCGGCGACCTGACGCAGGCGCTGACGGAGGTCGCCCGCACGCTGCACGGCACGTTCACGCTGCTCGCGGTTCACGCCGACGCGCCCGACGTGGTCGTCGGCGCACGGCACGACTCGCCGCTCGTCGTCGGGCTGGGCGAGGGGGAGAACTTCCTCGGCTCGGACGTCGCGGCGTTCATCGCGCACACCCGCGAGGCCCTCGAGCTCGGCCAGGACCAGGTCGTCACCATCACCCCGACCGGCGTGACCGTGACGGGCTTCGACGGCAAGCCGGCGCAGGCGCGCCGCTACACCGTCGACTGGGACGCGGCTGCCGCGGAGAAGGGCGGCTTCGCGTCCTTCATGGACAAGGAGATCCACGACCAGCCGCACGCCGTCGCGGACACGCTGCTCGGCCGCACGGACGTGCGCGGTCAGCTCGTGCTCGACGAGGTGCGCATCGACGAGTCGGTCCTGCGGGCCGTCGACAAGATCGTCGTCATCGCCTGCGGCACCGCCGCCTACGCGGGGCACGTCGCGAAGTACGCGATCGAGCACTGGTGCCGCATCCCGGTCGAGGTCGAGCTCGCGCACGAGTTCCGGTACCGCGACCCGGTCGTCGACGAGCAGACGCTCGTCGTCGCGATCTCGCAGTCCGGCGAGACGATGGACACCCTCATGGCCGTGCGGCACGCGCGCGAGCAGGGCGCCAAGGTGCTCGCGATCGTCAACACGCACGGCTCGACGATCCCCCGCGAGTCCGACGCCGTGCTGTACACGCACGCCGGCCCGGAGATCGCGGTCGCGTCGACCAAGGCGTTCCTCGCCCAGATCACCGCGACCTACCTCCTGGGCCTCTACCTCGCGCAGCTGCGCGGGAACAAGTTCCCGGACGAGGTCGCCGCCGTGCTCGCCGAGCTGCGCGCGATGCCGGACAAGATCCAGCAGGTCATCGACCGCTCCGGCCGGGTGCGCGAGATCGCCCGCTGGATGGCCGACACGCAGTCCGTGCTGTTCCTCGGCCGGCACGTCGGGTTCCCCGTCGCGATGGAGGGCGCGCTCAAGCTCAAGGAGCTCGCGTACATCCACGCCGAGGGGTTCGCGGCGGGTGAGCTCAAGCACGGCCCGATCGCGCTCATCGAGCCCGGCCAGCCGGTGTTCGTCGTCGTCCCGTCGCCGCGCGGCCGCGACTCGCTGCACTCGAAGGTCGTCTCGAACATCCAGGAGATCCGTGCCCGGGGTGCGCGCACCCTGGTGATCGCGGAGGACGGCGACGAGGCGGTCCGCCCGTTCGCCGACGAGGTCTTCTACGTCCCGCAGGCGCCGACGCTGCTCGCGCCGCTGCTCGCCGTGGTGCCGCTCCAGGTGTTCGCGTGCGAGCTCGCGACCGCGAAGGGCCTCGACGTCGACCAGCCGCGCAACCTGGCCAAGTCCGTCACGGTCGAGTGA
- a CDS encoding holo-ACP synthase — MIVGVGIDVVDIARFVATLHRAPALRDKLFTPAERVMPETSLAARFAAKEALAKALGAPPGMHWHDAAVPRTAGAQPVLEVRGTVAARAAELGVTRFHLSISHDAGIASAVVVAERD, encoded by the coding sequence GTGATCGTCGGCGTCGGGATCGACGTCGTCGACATCGCGCGGTTCGTCGCGACGCTGCACCGCGCCCCCGCGCTGCGCGACAAGCTGTTCACGCCCGCCGAGCGCGTCATGCCCGAGACCTCCTTGGCCGCGCGCTTCGCGGCGAAGGAGGCGCTCGCCAAGGCCCTCGGCGCGCCGCCCGGCATGCACTGGCACGACGCCGCCGTCCCGCGCACGGCCGGCGCCCAGCCGGTGCTCGAGGTGCGCGGCACGGTCGCGGCCCGCGCCGCCGAGCTGGGTGTCACCCGGTTCCACCTGTCGATCTCGCACGACGCGGGCATCGCGTCGGCGGTGGTGGTCGCCGAGCGCGACTGA
- a CDS encoding LLM class F420-dependent oxidoreductase: MRFGLFIPQGWRQDLTGIEPRDHWAVMNGLAQHADTGDAFDSIWVYDHFHAVPEPNGEATHEAWSLINAYAATTSRVKLGQMCTCMAYRNPAYLAKVAATADVISGGRVQMGIGAGWYEHEWRAYGYGFPRAGERLAMLDEGVQIFKQLWTNGVATFQGKHYQVDGAQLAPLPLQVDGPPLWIAGGGERKTLRIAAEHAQFTNFDGHPEVFTHKSEVLRGHCEAIGRPFEEITRSSNFNVVIGETEADVDDRMAWVEEHLSLTVPDKAPEVAEEFRKGVLVGTPEQLVEKLRDLEKLGMTYAITYFAEAAYDRSGIELFEREVVPALR, encoded by the coding sequence ATGCGCTTCGGACTCTTCATCCCCCAGGGCTGGCGGCAGGACCTCACCGGAATCGAGCCGCGCGACCACTGGGCGGTCATGAACGGCCTCGCCCAGCACGCCGACACCGGCGACGCCTTCGACTCGATCTGGGTGTACGACCACTTCCACGCGGTGCCCGAGCCGAACGGCGAGGCGACGCACGAGGCCTGGAGCCTCATCAACGCCTACGCGGCGACGACGTCGCGCGTGAAGCTCGGCCAGATGTGCACGTGCATGGCGTACCGCAACCCCGCCTACCTGGCGAAGGTCGCCGCGACCGCCGACGTCATCTCGGGCGGCCGCGTGCAGATGGGCATCGGCGCCGGCTGGTACGAGCACGAGTGGCGCGCGTACGGCTACGGCTTCCCGCGTGCGGGCGAGCGCCTGGCGATGCTCGACGAGGGCGTGCAGATCTTCAAGCAGCTCTGGACGAACGGCGTCGCGACCTTCCAGGGGAAGCACTACCAGGTCGACGGTGCGCAGCTCGCGCCGCTTCCCCTGCAGGTCGACGGACCGCCGCTGTGGATCGCGGGAGGCGGCGAGCGCAAGACCCTGCGGATCGCCGCCGAGCACGCGCAGTTCACGAACTTCGACGGGCACCCCGAGGTGTTCACGCACAAGTCCGAGGTGCTGCGCGGGCACTGCGAGGCGATCGGCCGCCCGTTCGAGGAGATCACGCGCTCGTCGAACTTCAACGTCGTCATCGGCGAGACCGAGGCGGACGTCGACGACCGCATGGCGTGGGTCGAGGAGCACCTGTCGCTCACCGTGCCGGACAAGGCCCCCGAGGTCGCCGAGGAGTTCCGCAAGGGCGTGCTCGTCGGCACCCCGGAGCAGCTCGTCGAGAAGCTCCGGGACCTCGAGAAGCTCGGCATGACCTACGCGATCACGTACTTCGCCGAGGCCGCCTACGACCGCTCGGGCATCGAGCTGTTCGAGCGCGAGGTCGTCCCGGCGCTGCGCTGA
- a CDS encoding NAD(P)H-hydrate epimerase produces the protein MRPVLLTWNAARVRAAEEPLLAAGAPLMAHAAFALHVAVARELRARRGRVAGAVVVVLAGAGNNGGDALHAGALLARRGARVLALTTAQRWHDEGAAALLAAGGRLRALVPDAVDDDAAQVLAADVVLDGVLGIGARGGLRGPVARLVEAVAAARPDGDSPLVVAVDVPSGIGVDDGTRAGTVLDADLTVTFGGAKPGLVLPPAAWAAGRVEVVDLGLALAGPADVASLGPDDVAALWPVPERAAHKYARGVVGVVAGTRTYPGAAVLASSGAALAGVGMVRYVGDAGDAVLAARPEVVVGPGRVQAWVLGPGVSPDDAAQRRRVQRAFDGVLHRGEAAVVDAGALDLLPERVGPHVVLTPHAGELARLLAQHGVDVERTAVEAEPLRWAREAHDRTGATVLLKGGTTVVVGAHGAVYAQSDGPTWLATAGAGDVLAGVLGALLAARVDDVHEDPSLAAALAAAAALVHGRAAHRAVPDGPIVALAVAHAVPATVAELLRATGTLAR, from the coding sequence ATGAGACCCGTGCTGCTGACGTGGAACGCGGCCCGGGTGCGGGCGGCCGAGGAACCCCTGCTCGCGGCCGGTGCGCCGCTCATGGCGCACGCCGCCTTCGCGCTGCACGTCGCGGTCGCGCGCGAGCTGCGGGCCCGTCGCGGCCGGGTCGCGGGAGCGGTCGTCGTGGTGCTCGCGGGCGCGGGCAACAACGGCGGGGACGCGCTGCACGCCGGTGCGCTGCTCGCGCGCCGCGGTGCCCGGGTGCTCGCCCTGACGACGGCGCAGCGGTGGCACGACGAGGGCGCCGCCGCGCTGCTCGCCGCGGGCGGACGGCTGCGTGCCCTCGTCCCGGACGCGGTGGACGACGACGCCGCGCAGGTCCTGGCGGCGGACGTCGTGCTCGACGGGGTGCTCGGGATCGGGGCGCGCGGCGGGCTGCGCGGGCCGGTCGCCCGGCTCGTCGAGGCGGTCGCGGCCGCGCGGCCCGACGGTGACTCGCCGCTCGTGGTCGCCGTCGACGTGCCGTCCGGCATCGGCGTGGACGACGGGACGCGCGCGGGGACAGTCCTCGACGCCGACCTGACCGTCACGTTCGGGGGCGCCAAGCCCGGGCTCGTGCTGCCGCCCGCCGCGTGGGCCGCCGGCCGGGTGGAGGTCGTCGACCTCGGCCTCGCCCTGGCGGGGCCCGCGGACGTCGCCTCGCTCGGTCCGGACGACGTCGCCGCCCTGTGGCCCGTACCCGAGCGGGCGGCGCACAAGTACGCGCGCGGGGTGGTCGGCGTCGTCGCGGGGACGCGGACGTACCCGGGCGCCGCGGTGCTCGCGTCGAGCGGTGCGGCGCTCGCGGGCGTCGGGATGGTGCGGTACGTCGGCGACGCGGGGGACGCGGTGCTCGCCGCGCGCCCCGAGGTGGTCGTGGGGCCCGGGCGGGTGCAGGCGTGGGTGCTCGGGCCGGGCGTGTCGCCGGACGACGCCGCGCAGCGCCGGCGCGTGCAGAGGGCGTTCGACGGGGTCCTGCACCGCGGGGAGGCGGCGGTCGTCGACGCGGGCGCGCTCGACCTGCTGCCCGAGCGCGTCGGCCCGCACGTGGTGCTGACCCCCCACGCGGGGGAGCTCGCGCGCCTGCTCGCCCAGCACGGGGTCGACGTCGAGCGCACGGCGGTGGAGGCGGAGCCGCTGCGGTGGGCGCGCGAGGCGCACGACCGGACCGGGGCGACCGTGCTGCTCAAGGGCGGCACGACCGTCGTCGTGGGCGCGCACGGCGCGGTCTACGCGCAGTCCGACGGCCCGACGTGGCTCGCGACCGCGGGAGCCGGGGACGTGCTCGCCGGGGTCCTGGGCGCGCTGCTCGCGGCCCGCGTGGACGACGTGCACGAGGACCCGTCGCTCGCCGCGGCGCTCGCCGCCGCGGCCGCGCTCGTGCACGGCCGGGCGGCGCACCGGGCCGTGCCGGACGGGCCGATCGTCGCGCTCGCGGTCGCGCACGCCGTCCCGGCGACCGTCGCCGAGCTGCTCCGCGCGACGGGCACACTGGCCCGGTGA
- a CDS encoding nucleoside/nucleotide kinase family protein — MTSRTNPPTTRVPGAAPAAALDPALAARVDALLDRGGRVVLGIAGAPGAGKSTLAAQVAAAYPGRAVVVPMDGFHLAQSELERIGRADRKGAPDTFDAAGFVALLRRLRDAPAGEVVYAPEYRRDLRNGVAGAIAVGPAVPLVVTEGNYLLLDAHGFGAVAGLLDEAWFVAPDDDVRLARLVARHEAFGKPADAARAWAHGPDERNARLVAGTAARADVVVRPR; from the coding sequence GTGACGTCCCGGACGAACCCGCCGACCACGCGCGTGCCCGGCGCCGCACCCGCCGCGGCGCTCGACCCCGCCCTCGCGGCACGCGTCGACGCGCTGCTCGACCGCGGCGGGCGCGTCGTCCTGGGCATCGCGGGAGCGCCCGGGGCGGGCAAGTCCACGCTCGCCGCTCAGGTCGCCGCGGCCTACCCGGGACGTGCGGTCGTGGTCCCCATGGACGGCTTCCACCTCGCGCAGAGCGAGCTCGAGCGGATCGGCCGCGCGGACCGCAAGGGCGCGCCCGACACGTTCGACGCCGCGGGGTTCGTCGCGCTCCTGCGGCGGCTGCGGGACGCCCCCGCCGGCGAGGTCGTCTACGCGCCCGAGTACCGGCGGGACCTGCGCAACGGCGTCGCGGGGGCGATCGCGGTGGGGCCGGCCGTCCCGCTCGTCGTGACCGAGGGGAACTACCTGCTGCTCGACGCGCACGGGTTCGGTGCCGTCGCGGGCCTGCTCGACGAGGCGTGGTTCGTCGCGCCGGACGACGACGTGCGGCTCGCCCGGCTGGTGGCGCGGCACGAGGCGTTCGGCAAGCCGGCGGACGCCGCGCGGGCGTGGGCGCACGGGCCCGACGAGCGCAACGCGCGGCTCGTCGCGGGCACGGCCGCGCGCGCGGACGTCGTGGTGCGGCCGCGGTGA
- the alr gene encoding alanine racemase: MGAVSLYPARAVVDLAAIRGNVRSLAAHAPSAQVMAVVKADAYGHGLVPSARAAVEGGATWLGAAQVAEALELRRAGVVGPRVLTWLYAPGAPLADAVAAVVDVSVAAAWALDEVVAAARVAHRTARVHLKVDTGLGRNGLTPGDLAALLPAVLRAQAEGAVEVVGVWSHLAFADEPAHPTVRAQAGVFADAVRTVEQAGLRPEVRHLANSAATLTDPSVHHDLVRPGIAVYGLSPVPQVGGPADFGLVPAMTFEAELATVKTVPAGQGLSYAHRYVTPQETVVGIVPVGYADGVPRHASGGQDGPGGPLRVGGRTLAVAGRVCMDQVVVDLGPGACEVAGDRVELFGTGADGGPTAQDWADAAGTIAYEIVTRVGARVPRVHVDTAAPSQGADRTQEVAR; encoded by the coding sequence CTGGGCGCCGTGAGCCTGTACCCCGCTCGAGCCGTCGTCGACCTCGCCGCGATCCGCGGCAACGTGCGCAGCCTCGCGGCGCACGCCCCGTCCGCCCAGGTCATGGCCGTGGTCAAGGCCGACGCGTACGGGCACGGGCTCGTGCCGTCGGCGCGCGCCGCGGTCGAGGGCGGCGCCACGTGGCTCGGTGCCGCGCAGGTCGCCGAGGCGCTCGAGCTGCGGCGCGCGGGCGTCGTCGGGCCGCGCGTCCTGACCTGGCTGTACGCGCCCGGCGCCCCGCTCGCCGACGCCGTCGCCGCGGTCGTCGACGTGTCCGTGGCCGCGGCGTGGGCGCTCGACGAGGTCGTCGCGGCGGCCCGCGTCGCGCATCGCACGGCCCGCGTGCACCTCAAGGTCGACACGGGCCTCGGCCGCAACGGGCTGACCCCGGGCGACCTGGCGGCGCTGCTGCCCGCCGTGCTGCGCGCGCAGGCGGAGGGGGCCGTCGAGGTCGTGGGCGTCTGGTCGCACCTCGCGTTCGCGGACGAGCCCGCCCACCCGACCGTGCGCGCGCAGGCCGGGGTGTTCGCCGACGCGGTCCGCACCGTCGAGCAGGCCGGGCTGCGCCCGGAGGTGCGGCACCTGGCCAACTCGGCCGCGACGCTCACCGACCCGTCGGTCCACCACGACCTGGTCCGCCCCGGGATCGCGGTCTACGGGCTCTCGCCCGTGCCGCAGGTCGGCGGTCCCGCGGACTTCGGGCTGGTGCCCGCCATGACCTTCGAGGCCGAGCTCGCGACGGTGAAGACCGTGCCGGCCGGGCAGGGCCTGTCCTACGCGCACCGGTACGTCACGCCGCAGGAGACGGTCGTCGGGATCGTGCCCGTCGGGTACGCGGACGGCGTCCCGCGGCACGCGTCGGGCGGGCAGGACGGCCCGGGCGGGCCGCTGCGCGTCGGGGGCCGCACGCTCGCCGTCGCCGGCCGCGTCTGCATGGACCAGGTCGTCGTCGACCTCGGGCCGGGTGCGTGCGAGGTGGCCGGGGACCGCGTCGAGCTGTTCGGCACGGGCGCGGACGGCGGCCCGACCGCGCAGGACTGGGCGGACGCCGCCGGCACCATCGCGTACGAGATCGTCACCCGCGTCGGCGCCCGTGTGCCGCGCGTCCACGTCGACACCGCGGCGCCCTCGCAGGGGGCGGACCGCACCCAGGAGGTGGCCCGATGA
- the tsaE gene encoding tRNA (adenosine(37)-N6)-threonylcarbamoyltransferase complex ATPase subunit type 1 TsaE yields MTGRHGAPAGAQTRDETVASTSVTLPDADATRAFGRALARVLRAGDLVVLTGDLGAGKTTLTQGIGAGLGVRGQVASPTFIIAREHPPVPGPDGVRGPGLVHVDAYRLSSLDEVDALDLDASLDESVTVVEWGEGWVEGLAADRLEVSLTRPRGGVAPGDDVDAAAGERAVTVRAVGSRWVGVELPGADLAG; encoded by the coding sequence ATGACCGGCCGGCACGGTGCGCCCGCGGGCGCGCAGACACGCGACGAGACCGTCGCGTCGACGAGCGTGACGCTGCCCGACGCCGACGCGACGCGTGCGTTCGGCCGCGCGCTCGCGCGGGTGCTGCGCGCGGGCGACCTGGTCGTGCTCACGGGTGACCTGGGTGCGGGCAAGACGACGCTCACGCAGGGCATCGGTGCGGGCCTCGGCGTGCGCGGGCAGGTCGCGTCGCCGACGTTCATCATCGCCCGCGAGCACCCCCCGGTGCCGGGACCCGACGGCGTGCGCGGTCCGGGGCTCGTGCACGTCGACGCGTACCGCCTGTCGTCGCTCGACGAGGTCGACGCGCTCGACCTCGACGCGAGCCTGGACGAGTCGGTGACGGTCGTCGAGTGGGGCGAGGGGTGGGTCGAGGGCCTCGCCGCGGACCGCCTCGAGGTCAGCCTGACGCGGCCGCGCGGGGGCGTCGCGCCGGGCGACGACGTCGACGCCGCCGCGGGGGAGCGCGCCGTCACGGTGCGCGCCGTCGGCAGCCGCTGGGTGGGCGTGGAGCTGCCCGGCGCGGACCTGGCAGGCTGA
- the tsaB gene encoding tRNA (adenosine(37)-N6)-threonylcarbamoyltransferase complex dimerization subunit type 1 TsaB: MPVLALDTSAAVAVALLDDSGAVLAARSDDQPRHHAELLAPMVAAVLADAGVDRTDLTSVVVGTGPAPFTGLRVGLVTARTLALALGVPALGVPSLDAIGASASRVLAPGSTVLVATDARRREVYWSLYRVTGPGEVDVLVAPEVAAPADVAADERVAGAAVVGRGALLHPVLGVADPDLDAHGLLDPDPVELAALARLRASRGAELPTAPLYLRRPDAVPSAARKRVLG; the protein is encoded by the coding sequence GTGCCCGTCCTCGCCCTCGACACCTCGGCGGCCGTGGCCGTCGCCCTGCTCGACGACTCCGGTGCCGTCCTCGCGGCTCGCAGCGACGACCAGCCCCGGCACCACGCCGAGCTCCTCGCGCCGATGGTCGCGGCCGTGCTGGCCGACGCGGGCGTCGACCGCACCGACCTGACGTCCGTCGTCGTCGGGACCGGCCCCGCCCCGTTCACGGGCCTGCGCGTCGGCCTCGTCACCGCGCGCACGCTCGCGCTCGCGCTGGGGGTGCCGGCGCTGGGTGTGCCGAGCCTCGACGCGATCGGCGCGTCGGCGTCCCGCGTGCTCGCGCCGGGGTCGACCGTCCTCGTCGCGACGGACGCACGGCGCCGCGAGGTGTACTGGTCGCTGTACCGGGTGACCGGCCCGGGGGAGGTCGACGTGCTGGTCGCACCCGAGGTCGCCGCACCGGCGGACGTCGCGGCCGACGAGCGCGTCGCCGGTGCGGCCGTCGTGGGCCGGGGCGCGCTGCTGCACCCGGTGCTCGGCGTCGCGGACCCGGACCTCGACGCGCACGGCCTGCTCGACCCGGATCCCGTCGAGCTCGCGGCGCTCGCGCGGCTGCGGGCCTCCCGCGGTGCGGAGCTGCCGACGGCGCCGCTGTACCTGCGACGGCCCGACGCGGTCCCGTCGGCGGCGCGCAAGCGCGTCCTCGGATGA
- the rimI gene encoding ribosomal protein S18-alanine N-acetyltransferase, translating into MTDGRPGVVVRALTPDDVPALVAMEVELFGAGAWSAAMLAEEVVGPGRWYVGAQDTASGALVGYAGLWFDGFDVQVMTIGTARDRQGQGVGRLLLGALLDRARTLGAAVALLEVRVDNDPALHLYESVGFERFGLRRGYYQPENADAWTMRLELRRHEGEAR; encoded by the coding sequence ATGACCGACGGCCGCCCGGGCGTCGTCGTCCGCGCGCTGACCCCGGACGACGTGCCGGCGCTCGTCGCGATGGAGGTCGAGCTGTTCGGCGCGGGCGCGTGGTCGGCCGCCATGCTCGCCGAGGAGGTCGTCGGCCCGGGGCGCTGGTACGTCGGGGCGCAGGACACGGCGTCGGGTGCGCTCGTCGGGTACGCGGGCCTGTGGTTCGACGGGTTCGACGTGCAGGTCATGACGATCGGCACGGCGCGCGACCGGCAGGGGCAGGGCGTGGGGCGGCTGCTGCTGGGCGCCCTGCTCGACCGGGCGCGCACCTTGGGGGCCGCGGTCGCGCTGCTCGAGGTCCGCGTCGACAACGACCCTGCGCTGCACCTGTACGAGAGCGTCGGCTTCGAGCGGTTCGGCCTGCGCCGCGGGTACTACCAGCCGGAGAATGCGGACGCATGGACCATGCGGCTCGAGCTGCGCCGCCACGAGGGGGAGGCACGATGA
- a CDS encoding sulfurtransferase: MTDQRTERRGASAARDAVLVDPIDLAGLTAGDEPPVVLDVRWSLGRDDGHEQYLAGHLPGAVYVDLDTELAAMPSPAEGRHPLPAVADLEVAARRWGVREDRAVVVYDDAGATSAARAWWLLRWAGLTDVRLLDGGLAAWTAAGLPVEAGPVTAEAGDVVLTTGGMPTVSADEAAAWQGTLLDARALPRYLGEVEPVDPRAGHIPGAVSAPTAGNLGPDGTFLPDDALRERFRGLGVEPGAPVAVYCGSGVTAAHEVAALASVGVPAALYPGSWSQWSNDPARPVATGR, translated from the coding sequence ATGACGGACCAGCGGACCGAGCGGCGGGGGGCGTCGGCGGCACGCGACGCGGTGCTCGTCGACCCGATCGACCTGGCGGGGCTGACGGCCGGCGACGAGCCGCCGGTCGTGCTGGACGTGCGCTGGTCGCTGGGCCGGGACGACGGCCACGAGCAGTACCTCGCCGGGCACCTGCCGGGCGCGGTCTACGTCGACCTCGACACCGAGCTCGCGGCCATGCCGAGCCCGGCCGAGGGCCGGCACCCGTTGCCGGCCGTCGCCGACCTGGAGGTCGCCGCCCGGCGCTGGGGCGTGCGGGAGGACCGCGCCGTCGTGGTGTACGACGACGCGGGCGCGACGTCGGCGGCGCGCGCCTGGTGGCTGCTGCGCTGGGCGGGCCTGACGGACGTGCGCCTGCTGGACGGCGGGCTGGCGGCATGGACGGCGGCCGGGTTGCCGGTGGAGGCCGGGCCGGTGACGGCGGAGGCGGGCGACGTGGTGCTCACCACGGGTGGCATGCCGACGGTCTCGGCCGACGAGGCCGCCGCCTGGCAGGGCACGCTGCTCGACGCGCGTGCCCTGCCCCGCTACCTCGGGGAGGTCGAGCCGGTGGACCCGCGTGCCGGGCACATCCCGGGCGCCGTGAGCGCCCCCACGGCGGGCAACCTCGGTCCCGACGGCACGTTCCTGCCCGACGACGCGCTGCGGGAGCGGTTCCGGGGGCTCGGGGTCGAGCCCGGCGCGCCCGTCGCGGTGTACTGCGGGTCCGGCGTGACCGCGGCGCACGAGGTCGCGGCGCTCGCGTCGGTGGGCGTCCCCGCCGCGCTGTACCCGGGGTCGTGGTCGCAGTGGTCGAACGACCCGGCCCGGCCGGTGGCCACGGGGCGCTGA
- a CDS encoding malonic semialdehyde reductase, with protein MTTDSTVLDGLDFPTSGLAVPDDVADLLFRQARTVGAFTPEEVTDEQLAAVYDLVRWGPTALNTVPLRLLVVRTPEARARLAAHMNESNRERVLAAPVSLVLAADPGFHAHLPVLAPHMAALADALEPQPEQREQMARTSALLQVGYLIVGLRAAGLDVGPMSGMDAHGIDAEFFAESGWRSLLVVNVGRRDGVGTPHPRAARLDYDQVARTV; from the coding sequence ATGACGACCGACAGCACCGTCCTCGACGGCCTCGACTTCCCCACGTCCGGCCTCGCCGTCCCCGACGACGTCGCCGACCTGCTGTTCCGGCAGGCCCGCACCGTCGGCGCGTTCACGCCCGAGGAGGTCACCGACGAGCAGCTCGCCGCCGTGTACGACCTCGTCCGGTGGGGCCCGACGGCCCTCAACACCGTCCCGCTGCGGCTGCTCGTCGTGCGCACTCCCGAGGCCCGCGCCCGGCTCGCCGCGCACATGAACGAGTCGAACCGCGAGCGCGTCCTCGCCGCCCCCGTCTCGCTCGTCCTCGCCGCCGACCCCGGCTTCCACGCGCACCTGCCCGTCCTCGCGCCGCACATGGCCGCGCTCGCCGACGCGCTCGAGCCGCAGCCCGAGCAGCGTGAGCAGATGGCCCGCACCAGCGCGCTCCTGCAGGTCGGCTACCTCATCGTCGGCCTGCGCGCCGCCGGCCTCGACGTCGGCCCCATGAGCGGCATGGACGCCCACGGCATCGACGCGGAGTTCTTCGCCGAGTCGGGCTGGCGCTCGCTCCTCGTGGTCAACGTCGGGCGCCGCGACGGCGTCGGCACGCCGCACCCGCGCGCCGCGCGCCTGGACTACGACCAGGTCGCGCGCACCGTCTGA